attgtatattttttttttccatatttaaacacaaaatgAGATATGAGTCAAAGTCTTCAACCACGAACTTCAAAACTTTTTTATCAAACTTTATTGTTTATTGTGAGACTCGTTTGAAcatgttttatatataaatcCTTTATCTtactcctctttcttctttctcataTATATATGTCAATAAAAAACTGTTACAAATAAATGTGATAGGAGACTTTGTGACTTTGATATTGTTTAATAATTGatggtaaaagaaaagaaaggataaattggctaaatgtaataataattaaataaataaaaatcctaaacattataatttattttaaaaaatatccatATGCTTAAAGCAAGTTTTCATACctaaattggaatttgaaaatgAGTGTAGTGGAGAACTATGGTGGGTAGAGGTGTTCACATTTCAACTTTTTGTCTCAAGTcatctatatatattatatacatattatatcCTAAGTCTTGGTTTTAACTCTATGGATCTTATCATGAATAAGTTAAAAgtaatattacaaaaaaaaaaatgaagtttttAAAGAAACTATATTTGTAGTCGGACGATGCATATTGTGGAATAACAAAGCTACAAAACAAGATGAATATAGTAATCGCTAGAAAATTGCTAACCAAGATGTTCAACTTGAAAGAATTAGATATTAATATCGTACTATGTTTGTATATTTTGTTATCCTTCCGAGAACAAAGTTaagttttgttttggtttagTATTAAACAAGAAATTTAAGTATTTTCTTAAAATAGGTGAAAATATGAATAGCTCAAAACGAAATTGTCACTAAACGAGTCTCAACTTCTTAACCgtactttttttctttgttttttggATACTAAATAAGTATTTTGAAACTAGAAATCATTcttttagaatttaaattttaggaGTTATAGAGCGTAAATagtttgataaattttttttatttcttaaaaaatccTTTGAATTAAACTAATTACTTTTTCCTACTTTTTTTTTCGTCGCATGGAAATCTCCAATCaaataactttttttctttttaatctatCTCAATCCAACTGGAATTACGTAAATTTGTATGTATAGATATAGGTTGGAGTTTTTCTCTATAgacattaataataatttagattttgatcttttgaaatttgaaaatttgaaaatttaaatccTCATATTAGTATatgaaaaatggttgggacaacaaaataaaataaacaatattCTTTCTCATCCTTTTCTGCAAAACGACAACACTCTACACTACACTACACTAcacattattattataattatgtatagtattattattattattattattattattattattattattataattatgtatagtattattattattattattattattattatgtacaGTATTGAGAatgatttgattttaattttaatttatacaaATTTCTTTTATGTGACGTGTCATCTCAtcaggaaaaagaaagaaagtcaaatcTGTCGCTAAGTATCGTACCGTGTTGGCAAACTAATAACCCTTTTATGTCAACAAAATTTCAATACATCAAATTATTTCTTCATTTAACCCTCCATCCTTTGAGTTACAAATTATGTCACACTATAACAATCACTTACcgtaaacattattttaaaattctcaattcgttataatttttttattatttgttacaaTGTTTGCTATTTTATTATCAGACTAAAATAGTCTACACACTAACCTTATGATATTATAATCCAAACTAAAATAAACTACATCCAAAACACAAACTATAGTAGCTTTAGACTATAATAACTACTTTTTGTCCCAAACATCCATTATGTGTTTTGTATCCCATCAATGTTACAATTTTAGGAAAACAgataatatttgttttttctttttatcagcGGTAATATTTAGGTGCATCTCGAGATATACTTATCTTTATGCTTTTTACTTTTATCATTCACATCCgacaaataataaaatatttcttaaaagcaataaaaaaatagtttactaTATGACAAGTTATGATTAGATaattttactttaaaatttaaatcaccCCAATGGTTGTTAGGAGTGTGAATGTGCGATTATCAAAGTATATAAGAGATGTACAGCAATGACGTTTAGTACAAGAACTTTTGAACATAAAATTATGTAGACTTATGTTCCAAAATATACAATATCATACTATTGTAAATATTTGTAGATAGTTCgaaaattgtaacaggtgtacctgaagctattccagtaatagggtcgcctttggtagagttattacgcggaagtgctagtgtgggacaatctaccttgactcgtttttatagcttacacacttttgtattacctcttcttactgccgtatttatgttaatgcacttcccaatgatacgtaagcaaggcatttctggtcctttatagagaatagaaatcatagatttgtaattagttatttatgattacagACAATTTGAGACATAATTGTTCTAGGTTATATTATAAACTCATTGATCATTTTCTTTATATAACTAATGTTAAATTTTTGTAGCATATTCTACCATCTAAAGATGAAAGTCATGAACTTTGCgcttgtatcaatttaaatactAAACTTTGaaagttgtatcaatttaatcTTTAAACTTTCATGAATACtttaatttaaaacttaaactttcatacctgtatcaatttaaatcctaACTTTTATAATTGTGTCAAAGTAAAACAACTCTGGTTCTAAATCAATAAACTTGTACAAAATACAATAAGTAGTTTGAGGCTAAAATTGATAAACTTCAAAATTAGTAATTTAAATCGatacaattattaattaaaaaattcacaaatttaaattgatacaattgtCGGATGGAAAAGTTGACgcgttgttattattattattattattatttagctctagaaagggaaagggaaggGAAGAGTGACGGCTGGATGGGCCATCCCTAAAAGATTGAggttttaaaactaaaaataagaaTTCAAACTTATACGCTACCTTTTGACTATTTAGGGGCCGTGTGGCACGCCCCCTCCAATTAAACTTTGTAAGCACAAAGTCGACCCATATGCAAACAAAACAATCTTACAAAATTCATTCCCATTTCTTTCTCTAATTTTCTACCCTAAACCAAATGCCAATTCTGGAATTAGTTTGAGATTAGTGCTACTCAACCCTGATTAAAATAATACAAACTTTGTATTTCTAATTGAATCTTTCTCGACATAAACTACTTTTAACCTGGGGGGTAGGGGGAGGAACTTTCCAGTATCTTTCAAAAGGAATCATGAACAATAATCATAAGAATAACAAGACTAAGTTCAGTGTCACACATGAAAAATATGAAATCTTTCTtcaacagtttttttttttttttggtaccAAAGTATTTCTATAACCCATTTCAGAAGAGGCCCCAAAACGCCCCCACCAAACACCGAAATTCTCAACAACCAAAATAAGTGTGAAATATAAGATGAGAGATCCGAGCCAATCACTTAGTCAAGGAatctaaaataatataaaaggTGGGTTAGGTTAAATccatttcctttcctttcctttgcTTTCCTTCCCAACGAACCAAATTTGAATAAAGAAAAGTAATTTTTTCCACCAAATTAATAAACGGTTGGGGTAAAGTTCCAACTAAAGGAGTAAATTTCCGGGTAGTATGACTGGGCCGACTATCTTTGCGCGTCTGAAGGCATAAACGACTGAGTAAAGAACGTGTTGTTGATGGATGACTTTTCAAGTCTGAATGAATAATGTGCGCTACAGCAGACAGAATATGATGCTTTGAAGACCCATCTCCTTCCTGAATAAAACTGCCAACAAAAGGAAACTCATTTATTTCTATCCAATGAATATCTACTTTCCAATTCTATGTTGAAgcattttactttttttattttcttttcctttcaagATGAGGTTTGGCCAAATCAGACATCCATATACCTGCAAATTGTTTAAGCAAATGTAGAACTTAATCCATGGGCAATAATTACATTTGACGGATATGGGGTGGggtagcttttttttttttttttctcctctaTCTAGAGTCATTGACCAAGTTTTATAACTAAATGAAAAGGAAATTACATAAGGATATGGTGCGATgtgtagagagagagagagagagagagagtcgTATACTgtttctttttccaaattcagAAACTTGCGTGTCTGAAACAATTGGTCATGGTTGTCAATAATGATGATTGATGAACCTCAATAAATCTTCACTGTTCCGTGGGAATAGAGATGTAGATTTGATCTGGTTTGATAGTAAAAGAATGGAGCCAAGTCAATCTGGGATTTAATCTACGACTCTTGAAACCCATTGTTTGTCCAGGGTCTTGACTGATGAGTCAAGTAAGAGATTTGCCAGCCCATTCCCGTTCACGTCGTTTTTGTTTGGCTTGCATTTTGTTGaatttctctttccctttctCGAGAAGAGGGTCATGTACAACATAGTCATTTGGATCATCACTACGTGACATGCGGTCCTGCATGATGTATGGTGAAAGTTAAGTAATGGATATTGATAAGGATGACAGTTCACACATTTCCATTTGCGATAAAATACAAGTTCCAACAATTAAAACTATTCATAAACCGGATAAAAAGAACCAGAGACCAGATTCATACCAGGATGGATATAAAGAATTTATGTTGTAAACATAAACATGGCATATACTTCAGAATCTACTCTCGGGCAAGGGGAAAATTATTGAGCAAATTGAAATATTTTGCAATTTTCTATAAGAATGTTAAGTGAACTTTATTTTGTTCGGAATATTTGAGCAAGTTTTTCAGTCCATTGAAGTGTTAATGTGTTGTAAGAAGTTGACAGTTAAAACTTTTAAGCGTGtgaataaattcaaaattacttACCTTGCCAGGCTCTGGTGTGAACTTTAGCCTAACAGATTTCCAGTCTGATAAATCATCATTGGCACCCCCGGAATCAGCGTTTGAAGGTTCTGGTTTTCCAGAAAAGCCTTTCTTAAAATTCTCAAGTTTTGCCAAAACCTAGaagtaacaaaacaaaaagaaaaggtaaataCTAATGAAAAAATGCAAAACGAAGTTCCTCATTATGCAGAAGACCTTAGAGTTATTCACGAAGATGAAATCATAATCATAACCACAAACCAACAATGagaaaggaaaaagggaaaGCTTTGAAAACTAAGTTTAATAGTGTAATAAAGTTAAGATtcacaatttaaatttttgaaattcccttttcaaataataataataaaaaaaaagaggttaAGAATTAAAACAAACATGTATCGAAAATAAAACATACCTCATCTTCACGTCCTTGAagtcttctcttcttcaattTTTGCAGCTGTCTTCCTCTTTCAGCATCACCCAACAACTGCAAGTCTGAATCAGCATTGGCCATTCGCTCTGCTCTCGCTTCAGATCCAATTCCTTTCTTCTTCAAGGATAACTTCTCAACCTTTGGTTGCTCACGTTTAGTTTTCTCAGTATCGGGCCTGCTAAAAAATGATGTAGTTGCAGATGATTTAGTTTATTATAAAACCGATGCCCCccaccaaaagaaaaagaaagaaaagaaaacataacTTCTATGTGAAatgataatattaaataatgatatGTAGAATCTTCAATCTACATagtaaaattcaaaaaataaagatTGTAATTAAGCTATGATGACCCTGTAAATCAAGATTAACGTCAATTATCATGGCATAATACTTGGATTGTAAACAAAATATAGATTGCATTAGCAGGTTCTATGTGGaagaataaaagataaaatttcataaactaCTTGTAAACTATAGTTTAGGGATAAGATAATGGCTCTTAGACTTAGAAAGGCAATTGCAAAAGCTAATCTTCTGGTTCAAGTAAGTGTAAGGTCGTTGAAAAAGAGAACTTGAAAGCTTTATACAACAAATCTTGATGATATGAACTACATTAGCTGTTGACATAAACTCCTGCCTTCTTCTGCAGCCTAAAGAGTAAACAAATACTCATGCACGGAATAAAAATTGTGAAGGCATGAAAATACGACAACTCCCCTTAACCAACtctaacaaaaataaataaagagcGAGCAAAAAAATTGGAGCaaacatgagtttgatttataTTTTACCTTCGAGTAGATCCTTCATGATTCTTTGAGTCAGAGGTCCCTGCACATCAAATTCATAACTTCAAGAAACTTAAACTTTGAGCAGTCAGGTCTTAAAGCCCTAAACTTAGATTCTAGGAAAACATTGGCCGAGGAAAGAATAAATGATAACGGTAATTACTAATAACTTTAGACCATTTATGCAAGAGTATCATCTTAACCTACTTTtccataaaatattttcattatgTGAAGTAGAATACGTGCACCAACCATCTTTCACCAAAGCTTAATGAATTGCCTGTTCGTTCAAactttctttgtttctttctttttcctgaTCTTCCTATTTTATTAATACAGAGAATGTTTCCATATTATTCCCTATCCCGTTCTAATATTTGACTAAAATAGGAGTTATGCTTAGATTGGCACCCTATGCAAAATCTTTGATTTCAAGACAACTAAAGAAAACGTTGAGAAACACCTCAAGTTCCCTATGGCAGCAACTTAGACTCTTGCCATATGTCATTAAAATTTGAGCCAAGTACCAacataaacttaattttttgaaaagagAAACACACAAGTTATACGGAAATTGTGTGAGATTAAAGGATCGTAGTTCCACATTGAAACCAATAAATTGCATAGAAGTATCCCTCCCTCTAGAAAAAAATTGTATAGAAGTATATAAAGAATGTTTAAGTCACCATTTTTAGACTTTTGGTGAGATGGTGCATCTCCCAACTCTGTTCTTTTTCTCAATATCTGTTGACGCATTCGGGCATCAAAGTTAGTTTCATCATCATCACTATCACTGTATTGAGGGAGATCAGAATTTTCAGCTTCTGAATCTCTGCGAGACTCTTGTTTCTTTGATGCTAAAGTCTCTCTAACAGATAGCTGCATCTCCCTCGTTCTTTTACTGTCCTGCATTAAAAGAATTCACCACGGTAAGCTAGAGACCAACAAATATCCTATGCTTCACATACATGatcatttgtttgtttgttttcttttggtgtgtgtgtgtgggtgGGTGGGTGGGTGGGGAGGGGTGAAGAGAGACATCACTTGAGTTTTCAAGGGGAAAATTGAAATGAATCATCCAGAAGATGATTCATCCAATAGATCAAAACTGCTCTTAGTTTTTGGAAAATTGATAAGCAATGTAATTGAAAGTTGTTATTTTATTTACCAATTCACTGCTTGGAATCTCTGACTTTAGCAAACGTGGATCATCCAACACATCATGACTGctcttaatttttttcttcacaGCTGCCAGTTCTTTCTCGTCCTCTTCAGCTTCTTCTCCAAACGATagtaaatttaattttctaCATTATGCAAACATACCAAGCAACAGAGAAATCAGGGGTAACGACAGCATCTATCTCCAAAGAGAAGTTCAAAACGTATAAACTCTTACTTCACAGCTTTCTTCTTAGTGTCCCTGTTTTCAGAATCAACGGTGGATGTGACCACAAGCTTAGCAGGTGCTCTTGGAACAATATCATCAAATGGATTCCATAATAccttaaaataaataaataaaagaaaggtAGGCCCTTAAAGATTCGTTTGACATAATAGAAGCTTATAACATTAGGGAAATATGAAAGTAGTTAAAAACTATAATGATACTGTAACAAAGTTCAAAACTTGTATCATTTAATCCTACCTCAATTGATTTTATCTTGGGTGGATCCACAGGACGATCATCCTTGTCAGTTTCGAACTCACCCAAACTTGTTAGGTTATAGATAGAATCTCCAGTGACCTAAAACAACGAATGAACTCCAGCATGACAATAGcaatcaaaatctaaacaattgcaTGATAAGAATCATTGTACCTTTCCGAAAATTGTATGTTTCTTGTCAAGGTCATCACATCGACTCAGGGTTATAAAGAACTGACTTCCATTAGAATGAGGCGACCCCGCATTTGCACATGCTACTAAGCCCCTGTGCTTGAATCTAAGCCGTGAGTGAAACTCATCCGGGAAAACACCCCCATATATACTTTCACCACCTGCGTAAAAATGCAGAATGccaaataataagaaaaataacGATGCATAAGCACGATTTCTCTAACATGGTAgagctaaaataaaataaacactATGGAAACACCTTCAAACAGTGGCTTAGGACAGAGCATAGCCCGTGACTACGTGCCACAAACTAAAATAACATTATCCATAGCTAAAGAACGCCACTCGAATATCAAGTTCTCTGAACTGTGAAACATCATTATGCAGAGAATGATACAGAGTAAACTTCATTAACtacaaattcaatataatttGTTCTACTTTCTCCGTCCAATAACCCTAGATCAACATACTTTAGAAATATCAACGCCGAGTATAATACAGAGCTCAAAACCCTAACCAACAAAAGCAGTCAGATGGAAGCAATACAGAAATGAACTGACCTGTGCCGCTACCGGTAGGATCGCCGCCCTGAACAATGAAGTCCTTGATAATCCGGTGAAAGATGGTATTGTCGTAGTAGCCTTCAAGACAGAGCTGAACGAAATTTCTGACAGCTTTGGGAGCCTCCTTAGGCCAGAGCTCGATATCGAGCGGTCCGCATGTGGTATTCAGCACGACCTTCCCCCTCGTCGGCGGCTCTAATACGTAAACTGTCGACATTTTTACTCAATTTTCAGAAATCTTTCGCTGCTGCCAGCGCCACCCTCCGCTTCGTCGAAATATTCCCGCGGGGGAAGAAGGTGGAGGGAGTGAAATTTTTCCTCAGCTTTCGTTGACTAAACGACGTCGTTGTGAGCTTGTAAATTGGTCAGCGCATTTTCCAATCTCCATTTACCGCCACGTCAAAATTCCGTTAGAtgaattgttattatttttgcTTTAGATAAAACCCTAAATAATCATTGGTTAAATGACCCTCAATTAGGTTAAAATTACATATGATTTCTGTTTCAacatttaatttccttttttttattattattattatggttgttgtattaatataaatataagtaataattgtaatttatatgttttctcattcaaaataatttctctaaataatttattgtttatgatgcataaaaaaaaatcaaaatccttttaaaaccatttgaaaacaaatatagtaaattataaaataataataacaataattatatcAGACGGCTGTCGAGAAGCTATCGGAAGGTTAtttgcttttaaatttgctacttttgcaatttataAAACGTAGTGACATGATttctattatcataaatttttttgctatttttacaaacAACACATTAAAAAATCTTGCCTCTATGATTCTGTATCAAAATACCAATTCCAAATCTCAAAAGTTATTAAGTATGTATAATAACATCCTTACTATAACTAATATCTTTGCTTAATAATCTATCTTTACAGTGGAGAATCTTCACTGTAGCATCGTGTAAACCAAAACCTAAATCTTCGTATTGTAAGGATATGTAAGATAGGACCATGGTTTAATTATCTATTCCATATGTATTGTTCAAattttgttctcttttttttataGTTCGCATGAATATTATTTTCATCGAATGTTGGAGTCTTCTTATTTATCGTCTGACAAATTGGCACATATGTAATCAAGATGAAATATGTCAAACCaccgtaaaaaaaaaaaaaaaagattaccAAGTTACCTAAAAAATGCTACCTATGAAAAATAAACTACATAGATAAGATTTAAACTTGGGTGGTAGGGGTTGACAGTTAGAGTAACCACTAAActaatgataaatattaataataaggtagttttatttatatatattatataaagacaataaagttgagtGGGGCTCGAACCCCCTGGACCTATACCAAATTCGCTGGTGATTGTTAGTGTCTACTAACACTAATATCGGTCTCTTTAATAACCACAAATTAAATTCAACCAAAGTCTAAagtaaaaaatggtaaaaaaaagtaaaaaatggtaaaaaaaagaaaaaaagaaagaaaaaaaaaacaataataatgatTGAGCATCAACAAAAGCATAATCAAAcgagaaatgaaaattttcaaacatgAAATGAATTATAAGGAGAGTGGCCCACGATCCCTCTAAAAGGTGGATTGTGTCTAGAGAAAGGTATTGCAAAAGAGCAAAGTTTGAAGACAATTATATATTCTTAGCTTTGCCAATACTTTGGATTCTTTCCCATTTCTCCATTCACATTCCCCCAATCTTTGACTTCAAATGCAATTACGATCccttttcaaatatatttatgCCCCACTCTCCACCATTTTCCTTCCATTTCGACTTTCGATAAAGTTTTATTTAGTACAACAATTATGGAGT
This region of Cucumis melo cultivar AY chromosome 7, USDA_Cmelo_AY_1.0, whole genome shotgun sequence genomic DNA includes:
- the LOC103493675 gene encoding peptidyl-prolyl cis-trans isomerase CYP57 isoform X2, with protein sequence MSTVYVLEPPTRGKVVLNTTCGPLDIELWPKEAPKAVRNFVQLCLEGYYDNTIFHRIIKDFIVQGGDPTGSGTGGESIYGGVFPDEFHSRLRFKHRGLVACANAGSPHSNGSQFFITLSRCDDLDKKHTIFGKVTGDSIYNLTSLGEFETDKDDRPVDPPKIKSIEVLWNPFDDIVPRAPAKLVVTSTVDSENRDTKKKAVKKLNLLSFGEEAEEDEKELAAVKKKIKSSHDVLDDPRLLKSEIPSSELDSKRTREMQLSVRETLASKKQESRRDSEAENSDLPQYSDSDDDETNFDARMRQQILRKRTELGDAPSHQKSKNGTSDSKNHEGSTRRPDTEKTKREQPKVEKLSLKKKGIGSEARAERMANADSDLQLLGDAERGRQLQKLKKRRLQGREDEVLAKLENFKKGFSGKPEPSNADSGGANDDLSDWKSVRLKFTPEPGKDRMSRSDDPNDYVVHDPLLEKGKEKFNKMQAKQKRREREWAGKSLT
- the LOC103493675 gene encoding peptidyl-prolyl cis-trans isomerase CYP57 isoform X1; its protein translation is MSTVYVLEPPTRGKVVLNTTCGPLDIELWPKEAPKAVRNFVQLCLEGYYDNTIFHRIIKDFIVQGGDPTGSGTGGESIYGGVFPDEFHSRLRFKHRGLVACANAGSPHSNGSQFFITLSRCDDLDKKHTIFGKVTGDSIYNLTSLGEFETDKDDRPVDPPKIKSIEVLWNPFDDIVPRAPAKLVVTSTVDSENRDTKKKAVKKLNLLSFGEEAEEDEKELAAVKKKIKSSHDVLDDPRLLKSEIPSSELDSKRTREMQLSVRETLASKKQESRRDSEAENSDLPQYSDSDDDETNFDARMRQQILRKRTELGDAPSHQKSKNGTSDSKNHEGSTRSRPDTEKTKREQPKVEKLSLKKKGIGSEARAERMANADSDLQLLGDAERGRQLQKLKKRRLQGREDEVLAKLENFKKGFSGKPEPSNADSGGANDDLSDWKSVRLKFTPEPGKDRMSRSDDPNDYVVHDPLLEKGKEKFNKMQAKQKRREREWAGKSLT